ACCGGGTGGTGTCGCTTACAGTTCGACCGCGTCGCCCTGGTCGTAGCTGCTAATCGACTGCGGGACGTTCAGGATCGTGACTGCCTCGCTGCCTGCCTGGGTGTTGATGCGCACGGTGGCGTCCTCACCCTCTTCGAGGTAGCGCAGGTCGGAGGTGTCGTCCGTTTCGAGTTCGATCGTCACGGTGTAGCGATCCTCACGCTCGGTCAGCACCGGAACCGTGTTCTCGGGGTCCTGCGTGCCTTCGACGCCGAATTCACCGACTTCAGGGTCGTCGGAGTAGCTGAGGAGTCGCTGACCGTCAGGGCCGATGTACTCGATCGAGGCTCCTGCGAGGTCGATCTCGTTCGCGCCCGGCGACTGCATGACCGTCATGCTCACTTCGTTGACCGTGTTGCCACGGACGTCGAGGGCGACCGAGCCGGTGTCGGTTTCACCATCTTCTGCGTTCAGAGTCAGTGTAGTTTCTCCGTCGTTTTCATCAGTGAAGGTGATAACGACATCATCACCATCCAGAGCACTAAAGTCTGTTAATTGACCACTGAAATCCTCATTTTCACTGACCGAATTTACAGGATCTTCATTATCTTGTTGGTCAACAACGAAATCAATCTCGCTCTCGTCAGCATTGAGTTCAGTCAGAGTAAACTCGTCGTTATCGAGATCAAGCTCAAACACAGCTTCTCCCTCCGCCTCAATCTCCCCAATCGAGCTGATAATCAGCACCTGGTTGGAGACCTGATCCTCGGAGTCCTGACTTGTCTCGCTAGCCTGGTTCTGCAGGAATCCTGCCGTGTTGATTAGTACGCTCGCTGCGATCGCTGCCACAAGAATCATCGCGATGAAGACGATCAGGGTCTCGATACCGACCTGACCCCGGTCGTTGTCGCGTGTGAATTCGGGTATACTGATTTCCATTTGTGTGTATCCTCGCGTTGGGTTCGCCTTCGGGGGCCACCTGTTGGGCGGCCTCTACACGTCCAATAGAAAGGGTATAAAAAAGAACCACAGCCTAGGCCGATAGGAGCCGAGAACACCCCGTACCTTTTTACATAGGTGGTCGGTCAGAACGACATCGAAACCCGGTGCAAGCACGGGACTCTATTCTTCACAAGCGACTACTGCCTCGATGAACCGGAAAAGAATCGAGCCGCGCTACAGTTCGACCGCGTCGCCCTGATCGTAGCTGCTGATCGACTGCGGGACGTTCAGGATCGTGACTGCCTCGCTGCCTGCCTGCGTGGTGATCCGCACGGTGGCGTCCTCGCCCTCTTCGAGATAGCGAAGTGAAGACTGCGCGTCAGTTTCGAGATCCATCGTCACGGTGTAGCGGTCCTCGCGTTTGGTCAGTACGGGGACAGTGTCGCCAGGATCTTGCGTCCCTTCGACACCGAACTCACCGACTTCGGGGTTCTCAGAGTAGCTCAGGAGCTCTTGCCCGTCCGGACCGACGTACTCGATCGAGGCTCCTGCGAGGTCGATCTCGTTCGCACCCGGCGACTGCATCACCAGCACGCTGACCTCGCTGATCGTGTTCCCGCGTGCGTCGAGCGCGAGCGTATCGGTGTCGGTTTCGCCAGCGTCAGCATCGAGGACCAGCGTAATTTCCTCGTCGTTCGCGTCGACGTGAGTAATGGTGATTTCCTGTGAAAAGTCGAAGCCGTTCGTGGTAATGTCGGTATCCGGCCCGCTGATATCGACGTCTTCGCTGGTTCCGCCCTCGTCTTCTACAGTGACTGTGACGGTCCCCTCTGCGTCGAACGTTACTACATCGAGTCTATCGTTGGGCCGGTGGAGCGAGAATTCGATCTCATCAGGGGCGGCTACTTCACCGACCGAACTGATGACCAGTACCTGATTCGAGACCTGATCCTCCGAATCCTGACTCGTCTGTGATGCCTGATTCTGCAGGAACCCGGCCGTGTTGATCAGGATCGTCGCCGCTATCGCTGCTACGAGGATCATCGCGATGAAGATGATCAGGGTCTCGACGCCGATCTGCCCGCGTGTGCGTGAATGGTCTGGTAGCGTGATCTCCATATCTGCCTCCGTTGGTTCGAGTGTAGACCAGACGGTCCTTGGAACCGGATACTGCTGTAGTACTAAAGAGACTACACGCTAATATCGTAGCCCAGGTGGACACCTGCTACCTTTTTTATTAGGCATGTATAGGACGCCGTCACGATTCTCTCAGACACGTCAATTATCTCCGTGCGAATACGGAGCTGTCGCTCGCGAATCTAGCGCGCCGAAAAAGGAAAAACCGCACTGAGTCAGTCGCTTACAGTTCGACCGCGTCGCCGTCGTCGAAGCTGCTGATCGACTGCGGGACGTTCAGGATCGTGACTGCCTCGCTGCCTGCCTGCGTATTGATTCGGACGGTGGCGTCCTCACCCTCTTCGAGGAGGCGCAGTGCGTCCTCGTCCTCGGCGAGGTCGACCGTTACGGTGTAGCGGTCCTCACGCTGGGTCAGCACCGGTGCGGTCTCATCGGGGTCCTGCGTGCCGT
This sequence is a window from Natranaeroarchaeum aerophilus. Protein-coding genes within it:
- a CDS encoding archaellin/type IV pilin N-terminal domain-containing protein, encoding MEISIPEFTRDNDRGQVGIETLIVFIAMILVAAIAASVLINTAGFLQNQASETSQDSEDQVSNQVLIISSIGEIEAEGEAVFELDLDNDEFTLTELNADESEIDFVVDQQDNEDPVNSVSENEDFSGQLTDFSALDGDDVVITFTDENDGETTLTLNAEDGETDTGSVALDVRGNTVNEVSMTVMQSPGANEIDLAGASIEYIGPDGQRLLSYSDDPEVGEFGVEGTQDPENTVPVLTEREDRYTVTIELETDDTSDLRYLEEGEDATVRINTQAGSEAVTILNVPQSISSYDQGDAVEL
- a CDS encoding archaellin/type IV pilin N-terminal domain-containing protein, whose product is MEITLPDHSRTRGQIGVETLIIFIAMILVAAIAATILINTAGFLQNQASQTSQDSEDQVSNQVLVISSVGEVAAPDEIEFSLHRPNDRLDVVTFDAEGTVTVTVEDEGGTSEDVDISGPDTDITTNGFDFSQEITITHVDANDEEITLVLDADAGETDTDTLALDARGNTISEVSVLVMQSPGANEIDLAGASIEYVGPDGQELLSYSENPEVGEFGVEGTQDPGDTVPVLTKREDRYTVTMDLETDAQSSLRYLEEGEDATVRITTQAGSEAVTILNVPQSISSYDQGDAVEL